A window from Fodinibius salicampi encodes these proteins:
- the purN gene encoding phosphoribosylglycinamide formyltransferase, translating into MINIVVFASGSGTNFQSIIDAVEEGKINGRIRGLITNKTDIQSIERARKHNIPHVTIYPGAFDNQSEYVDTLLTRLANWETDLIVLAGYMLKIPSAVIENYEGKIINIHPSLLPKYGGKGFYGINVHQAVLENEEQESGCTVHIVTEEYDEGPVLAQRKVPVYDTDDAEELAKRVLKQEHQLLPEVIAKLANKHSKT; encoded by the coding sequence TTGATTAACATTGTCGTTTTTGCCTCCGGATCGGGAACAAACTTTCAGTCGATTATTGATGCTGTAGAAGAAGGAAAGATCAATGGACGTATACGTGGACTGATTACCAATAAAACCGATATTCAGTCTATTGAACGGGCTCGAAAGCATAACATTCCCCATGTCACAATTTATCCCGGCGCTTTTGATAATCAATCAGAATATGTCGATACGCTTCTTACCCGGCTTGCCAATTGGGAAACCGATCTTATCGTACTCGCCGGTTACATGTTAAAGATTCCTTCTGCAGTTATAGAAAATTATGAAGGAAAGATCATCAATATCCACCCTTCTCTGTTACCCAAATACGGAGGGAAGGGCTTTTATGGAATTAACGTGCACCAGGCTGTTCTTGAAAACGAGGAACAGGAGTCGGGCTGTACCGTTCACATCGTCACCGAAGAATATGACGAAGGACCTGTTCTGGCCCAGCGAAAAGTTCCCGTTTACGATACGGACGATGCCGAAGAGTTAGCCAAACGTGTATTAAAACAGGAACATCAGCTCCT
- a CDS encoding AI-2E family transporter, whose product MNNLTLERLIKSILGLGAVGILFYLLYYFGTLVGYAVIAIIISYILDPIVNRIQAAGINRTFGICLTLSALILLIIWISTNILPVIVSQMVELAGQLNIQNIQSIARQIEQRLTESFSFLPDRFLSDNITTMLQELFNIGQLPTALSNIIGVFTNIFYAALVIPFATFFFLKDGARIRRDILRLVPNKYFETTLSLVDKIETRLGIYFRSVMLQSFIVALASWIVLSVVGLNNALSVGIAIGLANTIPYFGPAIGYILSIIVSIIEIGNFSLVLPCIIAILLVQMLDNLVLQPLIFSRSADIHPVAILFIIMIGAQTAGIIGMLIAIPIATVIKITINQIRWSLNNYYVFRSPDSMSTE is encoded by the coding sequence ATGAATAATTTAACTCTGGAACGGCTTATAAAATCAATTTTAGGACTGGGAGCCGTTGGCATTCTCTTTTATCTGCTTTACTATTTTGGCACCCTGGTAGGCTATGCTGTCATTGCAATAATCATAAGTTATATCTTAGACCCAATCGTTAACCGCATACAGGCGGCGGGCATAAACCGAACGTTTGGCATTTGCCTGACACTTAGCGCTCTTATTCTGCTCATTATCTGGATATCTACCAATATTTTGCCGGTCATCGTAAGCCAGATGGTAGAATTGGCAGGACAATTGAATATCCAAAACATTCAGAGTATAGCACGACAAATCGAACAACGCCTAACGGAAAGCTTTTCTTTTCTACCTGATCGGTTCCTCAGTGATAATATAACTACCATGTTACAGGAGCTTTTTAACATTGGTCAACTTCCTACTGCCCTAAGTAATATCATTGGTGTCTTTACCAATATTTTTTATGCTGCTCTGGTCATTCCATTTGCCACTTTCTTTTTCTTAAAAGACGGAGCACGTATTCGACGGGATATTCTGCGACTGGTTCCTAATAAATATTTTGAAACCACTCTGAGCCTTGTTGACAAAATCGAAACCCGTTTGGGCATCTATTTCCGAAGTGTAATGCTACAAAGTTTCATCGTTGCCCTAGCCTCCTGGATTGTACTTTCCGTTGTGGGACTTAACAACGCACTTTCAGTCGGAATAGCGATAGGATTGGCCAATACGATTCCTTACTTCGGTCCGGCCATCGGTTATATACTTTCCATCATCGTTTCTATTATTGAAATTGGAAACTTTTCGCTGGTTCTCCCCTGTATCATTGCCATACTTTTAGTTCAAATGCTGGATAATCTGGTTCTTCAACCACTTATTTTTTCCCGGTCGGCCGATATTCATCCCGTTGCCATTTTGTTTATTATTATGATCGGTGCACAAACCGCCGGTATCATCGGTATGCTAATTGCTATTCCCATAGCTACTGTTATAAAAATTACGATCAATCAGATACGATGGAGTCTTAATAACTATTATGTTTTTCGCTCACCGGACTCAATGTCTACAGAATAA
- a CDS encoding regulatory protein RecX has protein sequence MATDSYEDAGSALPATITGITIQKKNKERYSIFADGNFLLGVHEQTLLAFNLKEGVEITPSLFKKLQREEGRFAIKSYLMGLLSRRDHSRQELMNKALQKDYAPETITGVLDELQEKGYIDDTEFALKYASEKSRKNNWGPAKVKAHLYKKGIKRQNIEKSVRKAFEGADFEETFIHLISKRKRRFLKEEHPLKRKKKVIDHLARKGYSPSSIYNCIDKLMKLLEKDE, from the coding sequence ATGGCCACAGATTCCTATGAGGATGCCGGTTCCGCACTCCCTGCTACCATCACCGGCATAACCATCCAGAAAAAGAATAAAGAGCGCTATTCTATTTTCGCGGACGGAAATTTCCTCTTGGGCGTCCATGAGCAAACGCTTCTGGCATTTAATCTAAAGGAGGGGGTTGAAATAACTCCCTCTCTTTTCAAAAAATTACAGCGCGAAGAAGGGCGTTTTGCTATAAAATCCTACCTGATGGGATTACTAAGCCGGCGGGATCACTCCCGGCAGGAATTAATGAATAAAGCTCTGCAAAAAGACTATGCCCCTGAAACTATTACGGGGGTACTGGATGAACTTCAGGAAAAAGGATATATCGACGATACGGAATTCGCTCTTAAATATGCATCCGAAAAAAGCCGGAAAAATAATTGGGGACCCGCCAAAGTTAAAGCTCATCTTTATAAAAAGGGAATCAAACGGCAAAATATTGAAAAAAGCGTCAGAAAAGCTTTTGAAGGTGCAGATTTCGAAGAAACTTTCATACATTTAATTTCAAAACGTAAAAGACGTTTTTTAAAAGAAGAACATCCACTAAAGCGAAAAAAGAAAGTTATCGACCATCTGGCAAGGAAAGGATATTCTCCTTCCAGTATCTATAACTGTATCGATAAGCTTATGAAGCTTTTAGAAAAAGATGAATAA
- the recA gene encoding recombinase RecA, translating into MSDNNDREKALEMAIGQIEKQHGKGTIMRLGDEAAQDVPSISTGSLLLDQALGVGGVPRGRITEIYGPEGSGKTTLAMHIVAEAQKAGGYAAFVDAEHAFDPRYAKNLGINTDELLVSQPDSGEQALEITETLIRSAALDAIVVDSVAALVPRAELEGEMGDSHMGLQARLMSQAMRKITGIINKTRTSVIFINQIREKIGVMFGNPETTSGGRALKFYSSVRMDIRRIGSLKKGDEVVGNRTKVKVVKNKVAPPFKVVEFNIMYGEGISRMSEILDLAVEYDIIEKRGSWYRYDGEPIGQGTDNAIEFLESDPELTERIEEMVRNEMNPQPTEENEEEQEAKEEEQD; encoded by the coding sequence ATGTCTGACAATAACGATCGCGAAAAGGCACTGGAAATGGCCATCGGCCAAATCGAAAAACAACATGGGAAAGGCACTATTATGCGCCTGGGAGACGAAGCGGCACAGGATGTTCCCAGCATCTCTACGGGGTCCCTGCTACTTGACCAAGCTCTCGGAGTGGGAGGAGTTCCGCGAGGACGTATTACTGAAATTTATGGTCCGGAAGGAAGTGGAAAGACGACGCTTGCAATGCATATTGTAGCCGAAGCTCAAAAGGCGGGCGGGTATGCAGCCTTTGTAGATGCCGAGCATGCTTTTGATCCCCGGTATGCAAAAAACCTGGGCATCAATACCGATGAATTGCTTGTCTCGCAGCCCGATAGCGGTGAACAGGCCCTTGAAATAACCGAAACACTTATTCGCTCCGCTGCTTTGGATGCCATTGTTGTGGATTCTGTTGCTGCACTGGTACCACGAGCTGAGCTGGAAGGAGAGATGGGCGACTCGCATATGGGATTGCAGGCCCGCCTGATGTCTCAGGCGATGCGTAAAATTACGGGTATCATCAATAAAACACGAACATCCGTAATTTTTATCAATCAGATCCGGGAAAAAATTGGAGTCATGTTCGGAAATCCTGAAACCACCTCCGGGGGACGAGCGCTTAAGTTTTACTCTTCTGTTCGTATGGATATCCGCCGTATCGGTTCCCTCAAAAAAGGAGATGAGGTAGTTGGCAACCGTACTAAGGTAAAAGTGGTCAAAAACAAGGTAGCTCCACCTTTTAAAGTGGTAGAATTCAACATTATGTATGGCGAAGGGATTTCCCGCATGTCTGAAATTCTCGATCTGGCGGTCGAATACGATATCATCGAAAAACGAGGCAGCTGGTATCGTTATGATGGCGAGCCTATTGGCCAGGGAACAGATAATGCGATTGAATTTCTCGAATCAGATCCTGAGTTAACGGAACGGATTGAGGAAATGGTGCGTAACGAAATGAATCCCCAGCCTACAGAAGAAAATGAAGAAGAACAAGAAGCCAAGGAAGAAGAGCAGGATTAA
- a CDS encoding TatD family hydrolase, protein MIDTHCHLFLEQFDDDIDEVLERAYAAGVTHILMPAIHFGSLSRMDELEHPHIAFYKMAGIHPTQINKGKKTSEDELLEYCSSEDIVAVGETGLDYYWSDDYKTEQQRSLRIHCKVAKELDKPIVLHNRDSTTDLLDIIQDEQDGSLRGVWHCFNGSVEEGRRTLDLGLHLGIGGIFTFKNAGVDKTVAQLPLEKMMLETDAPYLAPSPKRGKRNEPAFVRFTAERLAEVKECSLNEVLLQTDRTAKQFFDLS, encoded by the coding sequence GTGATTGATACCCACTGCCATCTCTTTCTCGAACAATTTGATGATGATATTGATGAAGTGCTGGAGCGGGCGTATGCCGCAGGCGTGACACATATTCTCATGCCGGCCATCCATTTTGGTTCCCTTTCCCGAATGGATGAGCTGGAACATCCTCACATAGCTTTTTATAAAATGGCCGGTATTCATCCTACCCAAATTAACAAAGGAAAAAAGACGAGCGAGGATGAATTACTGGAATACTGCAGTAGTGAGGATATTGTTGCAGTTGGAGAAACCGGGCTGGATTACTACTGGAGTGATGATTATAAAACGGAACAGCAACGCAGCCTTCGTATCCACTGTAAAGTAGCTAAAGAGTTGGATAAGCCCATTGTATTACATAACAGAGACAGTACAACTGATCTGCTGGATATTATACAAGATGAGCAGGACGGTAGTTTGAGAGGAGTATGGCATTGCTTTAATGGGTCAGTCGAGGAAGGCAGGCGTACGCTTGATTTGGGATTGCACTTGGGGATAGGGGGCATTTTTACCTTTAAAAATGCGGGCGTAGATAAAACCGTAGCACAGCTTCCCCTTGAAAAAATGATGTTGGAAACAGATGCGCCTTATTTGGCTCCTTCTCCCAAAAGAGGGAAACGAAATGAACCGGCCTTTGTCCGTTTTACTGCAGAGCGATTAGCTGAAGTAAAGGAATGTTCCCTGAATGAAGTTCTCCTACAGACGGATCGTACCGCGAAGCAGTTTTTCGACCTTTCATAG
- a CDS encoding 4-phosphoerythronate dehydrogenase encodes MISVFADQYLYQIDHFLPDQVELYLFDPANGLPSELSKAHALLIRTVNSINEKSLADIPDNLSFIGTGSSGTDHVDQEYLRENDIVFADAAGCNARSVAEYVAASLLIWSDNTGHSLHEFSVGIIGMGHVGRQVNTLLQKLGITTFGYDPPRAEREADFNSVELDMILKADILSFHTPLNHGGNYPTFHWLNSDKLKGRAFDLIINTARGGVVDEKALIEAHKKGTIHHYILDVWENEPQLKLETARQSYIKTPHIAGYSVQAKRNASKFIADELIRHFDLPSAKNTDVPSPRTITDTIESFSGIEQLITYLHPIRQYEEKLHRILQNNQDNRGELFNKLRAEFPLRQEFNNIRLPEAYFNHYPLLKKLGFQSLD; translated from the coding sequence ATGATATCCGTTTTCGCTGATCAGTACTTGTATCAGATCGATCATTTCCTCCCCGATCAAGTTGAACTCTATTTATTTGACCCGGCCAATGGACTTCCCAGCGAGTTGTCTAAGGCCCATGCACTCCTTATACGCACTGTAAACTCCATCAATGAAAAGAGTCTGGCAGATATTCCGGATAATCTTTCGTTCATCGGGACCGGATCCTCAGGTACCGATCATGTAGACCAGGAGTATCTCCGTGAAAATGATATTGTTTTTGCCGATGCGGCCGGATGTAACGCCCGGTCAGTTGCCGAATATGTAGCCGCCAGCCTGCTTATCTGGTCGGATAATACCGGTCACTCTTTGCATGAGTTTTCTGTCGGCATTATTGGAATGGGACATGTAGGTAGACAGGTTAATACCCTACTACAAAAGCTGGGAATAACTACTTTTGGGTATGATCCCCCGCGGGCGGAACGAGAGGCTGACTTTAACTCGGTGGAACTGGATATGATTTTAAAAGCTGATATTCTCAGCTTTCATACTCCACTAAATCATGGTGGCAATTACCCAACCTTTCACTGGTTGAATAGTGATAAACTCAAAGGCCGGGCATTCGATCTTATTATAAACACGGCCCGTGGCGGCGTTGTGGATGAAAAGGCGCTCATAGAAGCCCATAAGAAAGGGACAATCCATCATTATATTCTGGATGTGTGGGAAAACGAACCACAACTAAAGCTGGAAACCGCCCGACAGAGCTATATTAAAACTCCCCATATTGCCGGATATTCCGTTCAGGCGAAACGAAATGCCTCCAAATTTATAGCGGATGAGCTGATACGCCATTTCGATCTTCCATCTGCAAAAAACACGGATGTCCCTTCTCCACGAACCATTACTGATACCATCGAATCATTTTCAGGTATCGAACAATTAATTACGTATTTGCATCCAATACGGCAATATGAAGAGAAACTCCATCGCATCTTACAGAACAATCAGGATAACCGAGGGGAACTGTTTAATAAATTACGGGCAGAGTTCCCGTTGCGGCAGGAATTTAACAATATCAGGCTTCCTGAAGCTTATTTTAACCACTATCCGTTACTCAAGAAGCTGGGTTTCCAATCATTGGACTAA
- a CDS encoding thymidine phosphorylase: MSFNTVSLIKKKRDRQSLTNEEIAYLIKEYTADRLPDYQMSAFLMAAFLNGLDEHEAASLTEAMLYSGTVLDLSHVDGIKVDKHSTGGVGDKLSLILAPIVASYGVPVPMISGRGLGHTGGTLDKLESIPGFKVDMTLERYKKILQKCGMVMAGQTEEVAPADKRLYALRDVTATVESIPLIAGSIMSKKLAEGIDALVLDVKFGAGAFMKKQEDARKLAQSLVAIGEDFGKKTVAYLTNMTQPLGYKIGNWLEVEESMEALQGEGPEDVMEITHMLSGTMIWLGGEAETVKEGIAMSKEAVANGQAFEKWLELTREQGGDTEVLKDFEKYNKAKYHFTIEAQESGYVRRLDAYKVGIASLELGAGRKTKDDEIDPAAGVVLQKKVGGHLKKGETLATGFTNNKESIEIAVETLEDAFEIKQQKPSPLTMITHRVDRKGVHPIKD; encoded by the coding sequence ATGAGTTTTAATACGGTATCTCTTATTAAGAAAAAGCGCGATAGGCAATCATTGACGAATGAAGAAATAGCCTATCTTATCAAAGAATATACCGCTGATCGCCTTCCGGACTATCAGATGAGCGCCTTTCTTATGGCTGCTTTTTTAAATGGGCTCGATGAGCATGAAGCGGCTTCTCTTACGGAAGCGATGCTGTATTCTGGTACTGTACTCGATTTAAGTCATGTGGATGGCATTAAGGTCGATAAGCATTCTACCGGTGGTGTGGGCGATAAACTCTCGCTTATTCTGGCACCCATTGTGGCCAGTTACGGGGTGCCGGTCCCTATGATATCGGGGAGGGGACTCGGACATACTGGAGGCACCCTAGATAAGTTGGAATCCATCCCCGGCTTTAAGGTAGATATGACACTCGAGCGATATAAAAAAATACTGCAAAAGTGTGGGATGGTTATGGCAGGCCAGACGGAAGAAGTAGCACCGGCCGATAAGCGCCTATATGCGCTGCGTGATGTGACTGCTACTGTGGAATCCATCCCTCTGATTGCTGGTAGCATTATGAGTAAAAAGCTGGCCGAGGGAATTGATGCGCTGGTACTGGATGTAAAGTTTGGGGCCGGGGCTTTTATGAAGAAGCAGGAGGACGCCCGCAAGCTGGCTCAATCCTTGGTTGCTATCGGAGAAGATTTTGGAAAAAAAACGGTAGCTTATCTGACTAATATGACCCAACCACTTGGATACAAAATTGGCAATTGGCTGGAAGTGGAGGAGTCGATGGAGGCCTTGCAGGGAGAAGGTCCGGAGGATGTTATGGAAATCACGCATATGCTGTCCGGTACTATGATTTGGCTGGGAGGTGAGGCAGAAACGGTTAAAGAGGGTATAGCAATGAGTAAGGAAGCGGTTGCTAATGGACAGGCGTTTGAAAAATGGTTAGAGCTTACCAGGGAGCAGGGAGGAGATACGGAGGTGTTGAAAGACTTTGAAAAATATAACAAAGCAAAATATCATTTTACTATTGAAGCACAAGAGAGCGGTTATGTTAGGAGGCTGGATGCCTACAAGGTTGGGATTGCTTCCCTGGAATTGGGGGCTGGACGTAAAACAAAAGATGATGAAATCGATCCCGCTGCGGGCGTGGTGCTGCAAAAGAAAGTTGGTGGACATCTGAAAAAAGGTGAAACATTAGCTACCGGTTTTACGAACAACAAAGAAAGCATAGAAATTGCAGTGGAAACTTTAGAGGATGCATTCGAGATTAAACAGCAAAAGCCGAGCCCATTAACCATGATTACGCATCGCGTTGATCGAAAGGGGGTGCATCCGATTAAAGATTAA
- a CDS encoding PspA/IM30 family protein codes for MFKRFIRAIKSIFGGFVSSMEDPKLILEQNIRDLNDQIPQMNENIATVKANMIMLQKEVKKYEKRINDLTAKIKSAINADRDDIAEGYALQLEQAKENLSSSKEQLKFAEQAYEKALKVKKAFVKEKDRKIQEAKEALRANERAEWQGKVADALEQFETGGLDQTHDEMLNRVNEQTAKNEARMELALDSIDTDAMEIEANAEKLRAHELVKQFKSEMGKTEVSEEEKEKSVGSAADKQIEIDEESSEKESGKTIGKKERSQS; via the coding sequence ATGTTTAAACGATTCATTCGTGCAATCAAGTCGATATTTGGTGGGTTTGTAAGCTCTATGGAAGATCCCAAGCTTATATTGGAGCAAAACATTCGGGATTTAAATGATCAGATCCCCCAAATGAATGAGAATATTGCCACTGTCAAGGCAAATATGATAATGTTGCAGAAAGAGGTTAAGAAATATGAAAAGCGTATCAATGATTTGACGGCTAAAATAAAGTCGGCCATTAATGCCGATCGTGATGATATAGCAGAAGGATATGCGTTGCAGCTGGAACAGGCAAAGGAAAATCTCTCCTCTTCTAAAGAACAACTCAAGTTCGCTGAGCAAGCCTATGAAAAGGCGTTGAAGGTCAAAAAAGCCTTTGTGAAGGAAAAAGATCGTAAGATACAGGAAGCCAAAGAAGCTTTACGGGCTAATGAGCGGGCTGAATGGCAGGGAAAAGTTGCAGATGCCCTGGAACAGTTTGAGACCGGTGGATTAGATCAGACCCATGATGAAATGTTGAATCGGGTGAATGAGCAAACAGCTAAAAATGAAGCTCGTATGGAGTTGGCACTCGACAGTATTGATACGGATGCTATGGAGATTGAAGCCAATGCTGAAAAGCTTCGGGCCCATGAACTGGTAAAACAGTTTAAGTCGGAGATGGGTAAAACGGAAGTTTCGGAAGAGGAAAAGGAAAAAAGTGTAGGATCTGCTGCTGATAAGCAGATAGAAATTGATGAGGAATCATCTGAAAAAGAATCCGGCAAAACAATTGGGAAAAAAGAACGATCACAATCTTAA
- a CDS encoding enoyl-CoA hydratase/isomerase family protein, with protein MSDSYETIIRETDKHGIATVTINRPQKLNALNSKVLDEIKEVFDSLKKDDRVSAVIVTGAGDKAFVAGADIKELRDLNKNTGEEASRKGQQIFQKIENSRKPVVAAVNGYALGGGAELAMACHLRVAGSNAVFGLPEVGLGLIPGYGGTQRLSRIVGRAKALEMILTGKQIDTEQARQIGLVNSVAEENPVEEARKLIQQILSKGPLAVQKAIEAVFTSDKNESYRTEAALFGELCETEDFMEGTAAFLEKRKPDFKGK; from the coding sequence ATGAGTGATTCTTACGAAACCATTATCCGGGAAACGGATAAGCATGGTATCGCTACGGTTACGATTAACCGCCCCCAAAAGTTAAATGCCCTGAACAGTAAAGTTCTGGATGAGATAAAAGAAGTTTTTGATAGCCTTAAAAAGGATGACCGGGTATCGGCGGTTATAGTGACCGGTGCGGGAGACAAAGCCTTTGTAGCAGGTGCGGATATTAAAGAGCTCCGTGACCTCAATAAGAATACTGGAGAAGAGGCTTCCCGCAAAGGGCAGCAGATATTTCAGAAAATTGAGAATAGCCGAAAGCCGGTAGTGGCTGCAGTGAACGGTTATGCCTTGGGCGGTGGAGCCGAACTGGCGATGGCCTGCCATTTACGAGTAGCAGGGAGTAATGCTGTATTTGGCTTGCCGGAAGTTGGATTGGGACTTATTCCCGGTTATGGAGGTACCCAAAGACTATCCCGGATTGTTGGGCGCGCCAAAGCGCTTGAAATGATTTTAACTGGCAAACAAATTGATACAGAACAAGCACGGCAAATAGGGCTGGTCAATTCAGTAGCGGAAGAAAATCCCGTAGAAGAAGCACGGAAGCTTATTCAGCAAATACTTTCCAAAGGACCGTTGGCCGTCCAAAAAGCAATTGAGGCTGTTTTTACCTCCGATAAAAACGAAAGTTATCGTACAGAAGCCGCATTATTTGGTGAGCTCTGTGAAACAGAAGATTTTATGGAGGGAACCGCTGCTTTTCTGGAGAAGCGTAAACCCGATTTTAAAGGTAAATAG
- a CDS encoding hemolysin family protein gives MTELFLILITVLISAFFSGSEMAFVSANRLKLEIASRNNSWTSKTVSQFVRSPQTFLSTTLVGNNIANVLYGTLMAIFLVTPLTNFYQSWIGTTPSVTFILIMQTVIASAVIMIFGEILPKVLFRTHADWWMRIIAIPQQIFYYLFRPLISVANGASKIVIRMVQPGSVSSDQLFSRQDVEMIFQELRDQGGEDLDKEDSEILHNVLELSNMRVRESMIPRTDIVAVEKNSSIEETLKIFISSGYSKLPVYQESIDDIIGVIFAYDLFSNPRNLSEIIRPVKLVPVSQRSKDLLSEFQKTNISVAIVIDEYGGTAGMVTIEDLLEEVVGDIQDEYDTEDYFMKKISENTYILSGGIEIEDLLEKYPEINLLENTDEYETVAGYIINELGRIPKVNEELMIGNNKVIISKATPSRIETVKLVMME, from the coding sequence ATGACAGAGCTGTTTTTAATTCTTATAACGGTTTTAATTAGCGCATTTTTTTCCGGTTCTGAAATGGCATTTGTAAGTGCCAACCGATTAAAACTTGAAATTGCTTCCCGTAACAATAGCTGGACCAGCAAAACGGTCAGTCAGTTTGTACGCAGTCCCCAAACTTTTCTAAGTACAACGCTGGTTGGTAATAATATCGCCAATGTGCTATACGGTACATTGATGGCTATTTTCCTGGTCACCCCCCTGACAAATTTTTATCAGAGCTGGATAGGGACAACTCCCTCCGTAACCTTTATTCTTATCATGCAGACGGTTATAGCGTCGGCGGTTATTATGATATTTGGTGAAATTCTGCCCAAAGTGTTATTTCGAACTCATGCCGATTGGTGGATGCGTATTATAGCCATTCCCCAGCAAATATTTTATTATCTCTTTAGACCTCTTATATCGGTTGCTAATGGGGCGTCCAAAATTGTAATTCGTATGGTACAGCCGGGAAGTGTATCATCCGATCAGCTTTTTAGTCGTCAGGATGTAGAAATGATTTTTCAGGAATTGCGAGACCAGGGAGGAGAAGATTTGGATAAGGAGGATTCAGAGATTCTCCATAACGTCTTGGAGCTTTCCAATATGAGGGTAAGAGAGTCTATGATCCCCCGTACTGACATTGTGGCCGTGGAAAAGAATAGTAGTATTGAAGAAACCCTCAAGATTTTTATCTCTTCCGGCTATTCTAAGCTACCCGTTTATCAGGAAAGTATAGATGATATTATAGGTGTTATTTTTGCTTACGATTTATTTAGCAATCCACGGAATCTATCTGAAATTATACGTCCGGTTAAACTGGTACCGGTTTCTCAACGCTCAAAGGATCTGCTTTCCGAATTCCAGAAAACGAATATTTCGGTAGCTATTGTGATAGATGAATATGGGGGGACGGCTGGGATGGTGACCATTGAAGATCTGCTGGAAGAGGTAGTTGGGGATATACAGGATGAATATGACACAGAAGACTATTTCATGAAGAAAATCTCTGAAAATACCTATATCCTGAGTGGAGGTATTGAAATTGAAGATCTGCTGGAGAAGTATCCGGAGATAAATTTGTTGGAAAATACCGATGAATATGAGACGGTGGCCGGCTACATTATTAATGAATTAGGACGTATTCCCAAAGTAAATGAGGAGCTGATGATTGGCAACAACAAAGTAATTATCAGTAAGGCTACACCAAGCCGTATTGAGACGGTAAAGCTGGTAATGATGGAATAA